The DNA sequence GCTGACCAGCGCGCGCGGCAGGAACATCAGTGCGTAGGCGACCAGGATAGTGAACAGGGTCTGGTAGAGCGGCAGTGCGATGCGCACCGTGATGGTGACCAGCGCCAGCGCGATCACGACCCCGGGCAGCGAGCCGACGATGTAATTGCATCCCTCGAGCAAGCGCTGCAACGGACCCGGCGCGCGGATAGAGATCCAGGCCATCGGCATGGCCGCGACAGTGGCAAGCAGGGCGCCAGCGAGGGACAGGAACAGCGTCTGGCCGAGTGCCAGGCCGATCTCGTCGAAGCGCCAGACATCGGCGCCGCCGGCGGCGAGCCAGCGCCCGATGGTCACGAACGGAACGCCAAGCGCCAGCAATGTGGTGACGGCGAGCAGCAGCAAGCTGGGCAGGGTGGCGCGGCCGAGGTTCATTCGTTGCTGGTATCGCGCGGCACCCGAGCCGACACGGGCATAACGCTCCTCGCCGCGGACCAGCACTTCGAGGCCGAGCAGCACGAAGCAGCAGGTCACCAGCACGCCGGCCAGCATGTTGGCGGCCGGGCCGTTGAAGGTCGACTGGAACTGATCGACGATCGCGGTCGTGAAGGTGTCGAAGCGAATGAAGACATAGAGGCCATATTCGGCCAGCAGATGCAGGCCGACCAACAGCGAGCCGCCGCATATTGCGAGCCTGAGCTGCGGCAGCACGACGCGCCAGAACACGCGCCAGGGTCCATGGCCAAGTGCCGCGGCCGCGTCCTCGAGAGCGGGATCGAGACGGCGCAGGGCCGCCGACACCGGCAGATAGAGGAAAGGGAAATAGGCGATGACGGACACCAGCACGCCAGCCCACAGGCCGTGCAGCCCGGGCACGAGGGTGATCCAGGCATAGGAGTGCACGAAAGCGGGGATGGCGAGCGGCGCCACGCAGAGCCAGGACCACAGCCGGGCACCGGGCAGGTCGCTGCGTTCCGTCAGCCAGGCCAGCGTCACCGACAAGGTGATGGCGATCGGCACCGCCAGCAGGACGAGCAGGCCGGTGTTGACCAGCAGTTCGCCGACACGCGGCCGAAAGACCAGTGCCGAGACCGTCTCCCAGCCGGTCTGCACCGCGATCCAGATGATGAAAGCGAGCGGCAGTAGCGCCAGCAGGGAGACAAATATGGCGGCGGCGACAAGCCAAGGCGCAGCCCGCCGCTGCGCCCGTCGACGCATCTTGGGCGGCAGGCCGGGACGCGCGAGATCGACCGCGGACTGCATCAGTTCAGGCGCCATACCGTTGCGACGCGGCAGCGGCAATCATGGGACCACGGTCGCGGTCAGGAACGAAGCGTGTCGTCATGGACGAATGCATCTCGAAACAAAACGCTCCCGCGAAAGGTGAATTCCCGCGGGAGCACGATCTGACGTCCTTATTAGGAAGAACGGCAACTAAAGCAAGCCGGCTGCCGTCATCAGGTCGGTGACCTTCCTGGAGTTCAGCGTCGTGGCATCGACCTTCGGCGCCTGCAGGTCGGCCAGTGGCACCAGCTTCGGATTGGACTGCGCGCCCTTGCCGACCGCGTATTCGAAGGAGGTTCCGTTCTTCAGCACGTCCTGGCCGTTCTTGCCGGTCACCCATTTCAGGAAGGCCTGGGCTTCCTTGGGATGCTTGCTCGAGGCCAGCACGCCGCCGCCGGAAACCGATACGAAAGCGCCCGGATCCTGGTTCTTGAAATAGTGCAGCGCGACGTTCTTGGAGTTTTCGCCGGTTTTGGCCTGATCGCCAAAGTAGTAGTAGTGGTAGATCACGCCGCCTTCGATCTCACCGGCATTGAC is a window from the Mesorhizobium australicum WSM2073 genome containing:
- a CDS encoding ABC transporter permease, with the translated sequence MQSAVDLARPGLPPKMRRRAQRRAAPWLVAAAIFVSLLALLPLAFIIWIAVQTGWETVSALVFRPRVGELLVNTGLLVLLAVPIAITLSVTLAWLTERSDLPGARLWSWLCVAPLAIPAFVHSYAWITLVPGLHGLWAGVLVSVIAYFPFLYLPVSAALRRLDPALEDAAAALGHGPWRVFWRVVLPQLRLAICGGSLLVGLHLLAEYGLYVFIRFDTFTTAIVDQFQSTFNGPAANMLAGVLVTCCFVLLGLEVLVRGEERYARVGSGAARYQQRMNLGRATLPSLLLLAVTTLLALGVPFVTIGRWLAAGGADVWRFDEIGLALGQTLFLSLAGALLATVAAMPMAWISIRAPGPLQRLLEGCNYIVGSLPGVVIALALVTITVRIALPLYQTLFTILVAYALMFLPRALVSLRASIAQAPVELERAASSLGRRPLDALWSTTIRLSAPGAAAGMALVALGIMNELTATQMLAPNGTRTLAMAFWSYSSEIDYASAAPYAFIMVAMSLPLTWLLYVQSKRMAGR